The following coding sequences lie in one Rutidosis leptorrhynchoides isolate AG116_Rl617_1_P2 chromosome 4, CSIRO_AGI_Rlap_v1, whole genome shotgun sequence genomic window:
- the LOC139844029 gene encoding uncharacterized protein codes for MGKRKGRQSKTLLINSESNHDGENDEFRSNDLEEEESGFFACYLLTSLCPRYKGHTYIGFTVNPRRRIRQHNGELCSGAFRTKKKRPWEMVLCIHGFPTNTVALQFEWAWQHPVESLAVRKAAVGFKSLNGLANKIKLAYTMLTLPAWNNLNLTVNFFSTKYTKHYAGCPTLPSQMRVHIRSMDELPCYTEGYKEIEEDDMFKYDNDISDDEEPEKASGSRDSEGRDEDVTLQVPVFADHDNNQEASHILDTEFNKQPSYSNNIWDEDEEFDNIVASYDEEATYEDNDITMPVLVSANNHNNKVEAICVSDDEEYGTKESTGWLFDNISKSSFTDLNNCRDVSQTMENKNGGIPRNKDGTRNKICVSVGEVEVIDVFSPSPEYRPSTRRKKTEGSGVCPEIIDLTQSPICV; via the exons ATGGGGAAAAGAAAGGGGCGACAATCAAAAACCCTACTAATTAATTCTGAATCGAATCACGATGGTGAGAATGATGAATTCCGATCCAATGATTTAGAAGAAGAGGAATCAGGCTTCTTTGCTTGCTATTTGTTGACGTCACTCTGCCCTAGATACAAAGGACATACTTACATCGG GTTTACGGTTAACCCACGAAGGCGAATCAGACAACACAATGGGGAATTATGCAGTGGTGCATTCAGGACGAAGAAAAAACGCCCTTGGGAAATGGTACTATGCATACATGGTTTCCCTACTAACACAGTTGCACTTCAG TTTGAGTGGGCATGGCAACACCCTGTGGAATCGTTAGCTGTTAGAAAGGCGGCAGTCGGATTTAAATCCCTTAATGGACTTGCAAATAAGATCAAACTGGCATACACCATGCTCACATTACCTGCCTGGAACAA CTTGAACCTAACAGTCAACTTTTTTTCAACAAAATACACAAAGCATTATGCGGGGTGCCCTACCTTACCAAGCCAAATGAGGGTACATATTCGGTCTATGGATGAACTTCCGTGTTACACAGAAGGTTACAAAGAAATTGAAGAAGAtgatatgtttaaatatgataatgatatatCGGATGATGAAGAACCTGAAAAAGCTAGTGGGTCCCGCGATTCAGAGGGACGGGATGAAGATGTAACATTGCAGGTTCCTGTTTTTGCAGATCACGATAACAATCAAGAAGCATCACATATTTTAGATACTGAATTTAACAAACAACCATCCTACAGTAATAATATATGGGATGAGGATGAAGAATTTGACAATATTGTTGCGTCCTATGATGAGGAGGCAACGTATGAAGATAATGATATAACGATGCCGGTTCTTGTTTCTgcaaataatcataacaataaagtAGAGGCGATTTGTGTTTCAGATGATGAAGAATATGGTACTAAAGAATCTACAGGATGGTTGTTCGATAACATCTCTAAGAGCTCATTTACAGACTTGAACAACTGTCGTGATGTTTCTCAAACGATGGAAAATAAAAATGGTGGCATACCTAGAAATAAAGATGGAACAAGAAACAAGATTTGTGTTTCTGTTGGTGAGGTTGAGGTGATAGATGTTTTTAGTCCATCACCCGAGTACAGACCGAGTACACGAAGGAAGAAAACAGAGGGTTCGGGCGTATGTCCTGAGATAATTGACTTAACTCAGTCACCCATATGTGTGTAA